A stretch of the Oncorhynchus gorbuscha isolate QuinsamMale2020 ecotype Even-year unplaced genomic scaffold, OgorEven_v1.0 Un_scaffold_10290, whole genome shotgun sequence genome encodes the following:
- the LOC124030261 gene encoding tissue alpha-L-fucosidase-like, which translates to MFAQANWVCHVLAALLIAIPASGTRYQANWESLDARPLPTWYDEAKFGIFVHWGVFSVPGFESEWFWWHWQGQNPPDPKCVTYMLDNYPPGFSYPDFAPQFHAQFFDPDDWADIFEASGAKYVVLTAKHHEGFTTWPSSYSWNWNSVDTGPHRDLVGDLAEAVRNRSLHYGLYNSLYEWFNPLYLADKKNNFTTQDFVLKKLLPELYDMVLSYKPELIWSDGDWEASDTYWNSTEFLAWLYNDSPVKVSEAEGRCKMDGVPNATLFTLKCHF; encoded by the exons ATGTTTGCTCAAGCAAACTGGGTATGTCACGTGCTCGCCGCGTTGCTGATAGCAATACCAGCAAGCGGGACGCGATACCAAGCGAACTGGGAGAGTTTGGACGCAAGACCGCTTCCTACGTGGTACGATGAAGCCAAGTTCGGGATTTTCGTCCACTGGGGGGTGTTCTCAGTCCCCGGGTTCGAGAGCGAGTGGTTCTGGTGGCATTGGCAAGGCCAAAACCCACCTGATCCAAAGTGTGTTACATACATGCTGGATAACTACCCGCCCGGGTTCAGCTATCCAGATTTCGCGCCCCAGTTCCATGCCCAGTTCTTTGACCCGGATGACTGGGCTGACATATTCGAGGCTTCCGGTGCAAA GTATGTGGTTCTGACAGCGAAGCACCATGAAGGATTCACTACCTGGCCCTCTTCCTACTCGTGGAACTGGAACTCTGTGGACACTGGACCACACAGAGACCTGGTGGGAGACCTGGCAGAGGCCGTACGCAACAG GTCGCTGCACTATGGACTCTATAACTCCCTGTATGAATGGTTCAACCCCCTCTACCTGGCAGACAAGAAAAACAACTTCACAACACAGGACTTTGTCTTAAAAAAACTGCTGCCTGAGCTTTATGACATGGTCCTAAG CTACAAGCCAGAGCTGATCTGGTCCGATGGGGACTGGGAAGCTTCTGACACCTACTGGAACTCAACAGAATTCCTGGCCTGGCTCTACAACGACAGTCCTGTCAAGGTGAGCGAGGCTGAGGGAAGATGCAAAATGGATGGTGTCCCAAATGCTACCCTATTCACTTTGAAGTGTCACTTTTGA